One window of Camelina sativa cultivar DH55 chromosome 4, Cs, whole genome shotgun sequence genomic DNA carries:
- the LOC104780154 gene encoding pectinesterase 31, with translation MATTRMVRVAQDGSGDYCSVQDAIDSVPLGNTCRTVIRLSPGIYRQPVYVPKRKNFITFAGISPEITVLTWNNTATKIEHHQASRVIGTGTFGCGSVIVEGEDFIAENITFENSAPEGSGQAVAIRVTADRCAFYNCRFLGWQDTLYLHHGKQYLKDCYVEGSVDFIFGNSTALLEHCHINCKSQGFITAQSRKTSQESTGYVFLRCVITGNGQNGYVYLGRPWGPFGRVIFAYTYMDACVRNVGWHNWGNAENERSACFYEYRCFGPGSCSSGRVPWSRELMDDEAGHFVHHSFVDPDQDRPWLCLRMGVKLPYSA, from the exons ATGGCTACGACTCGAATGGTGAGGGTTGCGCAAGATGGTTCTGGGGATTACTGCTCTGTTCAAGACGCAATCGACTCGGTGCCTTTAGGTAACACTTGTAGGACTGTGATTCGTCTCTCACCCGGGATTTATCGGCAACCGGTTTACGTGCCCAAGAGGAAAAACTTCATTACCTTCGCCGGAATCTCACCGGAGATCACGGTTTTGACTTGGAACAATACGGCTACGAAGATTGAACATCACCAG GCGTCTAGAGTCATTGGGACTGGTACGTTTGGGTGTGGGAGTGTTATTGTTGAAGGTGAAGACTTTATTGCTGAGAACATTACTTTTGAGAACTCTGCTCCTGAG GGATCAGGACAAGCTGTGGCTATACGAGTCACTGCAGACCGATGCGCCTTTTATAACTGTCGATTTCTAGGCTGGCAG GATACGTTGTATTTACATCATGGGAAACAGTATTTGAAAGACTGCTACGTCGAGGGAAGCGTGGATTTCATATTTGGAAACAGCACTGCACTTTTGGAACACTGCCATATCAACTGCAAATCGCAGGGTTTCATAACAGCACAAAGCCGGAAAACATCTCAGGAATCTACTGGTTATGTATTTTTAAG ATGTGTGATCACTGGAAATGGTCAGAACGGGTATGTGTATCTCGGAAGGCCATGGGGACCATTTGGGAGAGTGATCTTTGCATACACTTACATGGATGCCTGTGTGAGAAATGTAGGTTGGCATAACTGGGGAAATgcagagaatgagagaagtgcTTGCTTTTATGAGTACAG GTGTTTTGGCCCGGGTAGCTGTTCGTCTGGACGTGTTCCGTGGTCAAGAGAACTGATGGATGACGAAGCTGGACACTTTGTGCATCATAGTTTTGTGGATCCAGATCAGGACCGGCCTTGGTTATGCCTGAGAATGGGAGTGAAATTACCTTATTCGGCATAG
- the LOC104780155 gene encoding vesicle transport v-SNARE 13 — protein sequence MSLVFERYERQYCELSANLSKKCTSANALDDGEQKKQKLSDIKSGVEEAEALVKKMDLEARSLPPNVKSSLLVKLREYKSDLNNFKTEVKRITSGNLNATARDELLEAGRADTLTASADQRSRLMMSTERLGRSTDRVKDSRRTMLETEEIGVSILQDLHGQRQSLLRAHETLHAVDDNVGKSKKILTAMTRRMNRNKWTIGAIITVLVLAIILILYFKLTR from the exons ATGAGTCTTGTGTTTGAAAGATATGAGAGGCAATACTGTGAGCTTTCTGCAAATCTCTCTAAGAAGTGTACTTCAGCCAATGCCCTTGATGATGGAG AACAAAAGAAGCAGAAGCTATCTGATATAAAATCTGGGGTTGAGGAAGCAGAAGCATTG GTTAAGAAAATGGACCTTGAGGCAAGAAGCCTTCCACCCAATGTTAAATCCAGCCTCCTTGTCAAATTAAGGGAATACAAATCCGATCTTAACAATTTCAAGACTGAAGTGAAGAGAATCACATCTGGGAACTTAAACGCTACTGCTCGAGATGAGTTACTAGAAGCTGGTAGGGCTGACACATTGACG GCTTCAGCTGATCAAAGATCAAGATTGATGATGTCAACAGAGCGTTTAGGCCGATCCACAGACAGAGTCAAAGACAGTAGGAGAACAATGTTGGAGACTGAAGAGATTGGTGTTTCAATCCTTCAGGATTTGCACGGCCAGAGACAGTCTCTCCTACGAGCCCATGAAACGCTTCATGCAGTTGATGATAACGTGGGAAAGAGCAAGAAAATATTGACAGCGATGACGAGGAGGATGAATAGGAACAAATGGACTATCGGTGCGATTATCACAGTCCTTGTCCTCGCCATTATCTTGATCTTATACTTCAAACTCACCAGGTGA